The Alphaproteobacteria bacterium genome includes a window with the following:
- a CDS encoding ABC transporter ATP-binding protein, with the protein MALLGPSGCGKTTLLRLIAGLLAPTQGRILFAGTPVADAATGAFVPPERRNLSMVFQDYALWPHLPVAGNVAFPLEMRKVGRAERDARVKAALARVGLSAYAERRVSDMSGGQQQRVAIARAIVAEPDLVLFDEPLSNLDRELRETMVGELASLVAQLGLTALYVTHDQSEAFSLAHEVAVMRGGKIEQLAPPEDLVDQPGSAAVAEFLRVGAVVAVTQSGAAWRLAGTDIRLPEPPIANPRRVLIPSRDVRLGEGPLNLQGQARASVFRGDGHFTTLRVGPAETGFDLSFVAPARAAIGAEVALHIDPAALRWFAE; encoded by the coding sequence ATGGCGCTGCTCGGTCCCTCGGGCTGCGGCAAGACGACGTTGCTGCGCTTGATCGCCGGTCTATTGGCGCCGACGCAAGGCCGCATTCTGTTCGCCGGCACGCCCGTCGCCGATGCCGCGACCGGCGCGTTCGTGCCGCCCGAGCGGCGCAATCTCAGCATGGTTTTCCAGGACTACGCGCTGTGGCCGCATCTGCCGGTCGCGGGCAACGTGGCGTTTCCGCTGGAGATGCGCAAGGTTGGGCGGGCGGAGCGCGACGCGCGCGTCAAGGCGGCATTGGCGCGCGTGGGCTTGTCGGCTTATGCCGAGCGACGCGTATCCGATATGTCGGGCGGCCAGCAGCAGCGCGTGGCGATCGCGCGCGCCATCGTCGCCGAACCCGATCTCGTGCTGTTCGACGAGCCGTTGTCGAATCTTGATCGTGAGCTGCGCGAAACGATGGTCGGCGAGCTTGCGTCGCTCGTGGCGCAATTGGGGCTTACCGCGCTTTACGTGACCCACGACCAAAGCGAGGCGTTCTCGCTCGCCCACGAAGTCGCGGTGATGCGCGGCGGAAAGATCGAACAACTCGCACCGCCCGAAGATCTGGTCGATCAACCCGGCAGCGCCGCCGTCGCAGAGTTCCTGCGCGTGGGTGCCGTCGTCGCCGTCACCCAAAGCGGGGCCGCTTGGCGCTTGGCGGGCACCGATATCCGCTTGCCCGAACCGCCGATCGCGAACCCGCGTCGCGTGCTGATCCCTTCGCGCGACGTGCGGCTGGGCGAGGGGCCATTGAATCTGCAAGGCCAGGCACGTGCATCGGTGTTCCGCGGCGACGGGCATTTCACGACCTTGCGCGTCGGCCCGGCCGAAACCGGATTCGATCTGTCGTTCGTGGCGCCAGCGCGCGCCGCGATCGGCGCGGAAGTGGCGCTGCATATCGATCCGGCGGCGTTGCGCTGGTTCGCCGAATGA
- a CDS encoding iron ABC transporter permease, producing the protein MSVSSGASAFGWSAAAGLGLVVALPVAFVVLQAIFPEIGAGSLAKPFAHLPKLLDDPKLIRLTFNTLALGVGVSALAAAIAVPLAILRALFRVPFAKFWDVAMLVPFMIPPYIATLGWVMTLQPRGYAQQIFGFHLGPFLFSVWGMALVMALHTFPLVYFAVSRIVEAIGARWADVARVFGATPGRAFWRVTLPLATPGLAASLLLVFAATIEEYGTPATLGRRSGFDVLVTEIDHRVADWPIDLAGAAFFSLILVALSLAAFLIQRAIVARGNWVTTGGKPLDKDKRALGAWTVPVLLLFATVATVATLIPLGGILATALSRTVSGGLAFGNLGLQHFAAIGNDGAGAMRALTTSVTLGIATALLTGALGLGTAYVVVKTKFRARASLDMLTALPHALPGVVVAVGLILAWNQPALPFTPYGTPLILLLAYACILLPQPVRYATAALVQVGDSLEAAARVSGANAFVAFRRIVLPLIAPSVITAMLLVFAVATRELVASTLVAPVGTQTVATFIWKQFDQGSVGLGMAMAFVAIVLTTIIPLIVIGLLGRRETLAGRGV; encoded by the coding sequence GTGAGCGTTTCGTCCGGCGCCAGCGCGTTCGGCTGGAGTGCGGCGGCGGGGCTCGGCCTCGTCGTCGCACTCCCCGTCGCGTTCGTCGTTCTGCAAGCGATCTTTCCGGAGATCGGGGCAGGTTCCCTCGCCAAGCCCTTCGCGCATCTGCCGAAGTTGCTCGACGATCCCAAGCTGATCCGCTTGACCTTCAACACGCTGGCATTGGGCGTGGGAGTTTCGGCGCTGGCGGCGGCGATCGCCGTGCCGCTGGCGATTTTGCGCGCATTGTTTCGCGTGCCCTTCGCAAAGTTCTGGGACGTGGCGATGCTCGTCCCGTTCATGATCCCGCCTTACATCGCGACGCTGGGCTGGGTGATGACGTTACAGCCGCGCGGCTATGCCCAGCAGATTTTCGGCTTCCATCTCGGGCCGTTTCTGTTTTCGGTCTGGGGCATGGCGCTGGTCATGGCGCTGCACACGTTTCCGCTGGTCTATTTCGCCGTATCGCGGATCGTCGAAGCGATCGGCGCGCGCTGGGCCGATGTCGCGCGCGTATTCGGCGCGACACCCGGCCGCGCCTTTTGGCGCGTGACATTGCCGCTCGCCACGCCCGGTTTGGCGGCGAGTCTGTTGCTCGTCTTCGCCGCGACGATCGAGGAATACGGCACGCCGGCCACGTTGGGACGCCGCTCCGGCTTCGACGTGCTGGTGACCGAGATCGACCATCGCGTCGCCGACTGGCCGATCGATCTGGCGGGCGCGGCGTTCTTCTCGCTGATTCTGGTGGCGCTATCGCTCGCGGCGTTCCTGATCCAGCGCGCGATCGTCGCGCGCGGCAATTGGGTCACGACCGGCGGCAAACCTTTGGACAAAGATAAGCGGGCCCTCGGCGCCTGGACCGTGCCGGTCCTGCTGCTGTTCGCGACCGTTGCGACCGTCGCCACGCTGATCCCGCTGGGCGGTATTCTGGCGACGGCGTTGTCACGCACCGTGTCGGGCGGACTCGCCTTCGGCAATCTCGGCCTTCAGCATTTCGCGGCGATCGGCAATGACGGGGCGGGGGCGATGCGCGCGCTGACCACCAGCGTTACGCTGGGTATCGCGACGGCGCTGCTGACCGGCGCGCTTGGCTTGGGCACGGCCTATGTCGTGGTGAAGACGAAATTCCGGGCCCGCGCGTCGCTGGATATGCTTACGGCGCTGCCGCATGCCTTGCCGGGTGTGGTCGTCGCAGTCGGGCTGATTCTCGCTTGGAACCAGCCCGCTTTGCCGTTCACACCCTATGGTACGCCCCTTATCTTGCTGCTCGCCTATGCCTGCATTTTGCTGCCGCAGCCGGTACGCTACGCGACGGCAGCACTGGTCCAGGTCGGCGATAGTTTGGAAGCGGCGGCACGCGTCTCGGGCGCGAACGCCTTCGTCGCGTTCCGGCGCATCGTGCTGCCATTGATCGCGCCGAGCGTGATAACGGCGATGCTGCTCGTCTTCGCCGTCGCGACACGCGAGTTGGTCGCATCGACATTGGTGGCGCCGGTCGGTACGCAGACCGTCGCGACGTTTATTTGGAAGCAATTCGACCAAGGCTCGGTCGGCTTAGGCATGGCGATGGCCTTCGTCGCCATCGTGCTGACGACCATCATTCCCTTGATCGTGATCGGTCTCCTCGGCCGGCGCGAAACGCTCGCCGGCCGAGGCGTATGA
- a CDS encoding SDR family oxidoreductase, whose protein sequence is MTIAITGATGQLGRLAIAALKRRAPGAKIIALVRDPAKAADLGVEARAADYTKPETLAAALNGVETLALISSNDFNDRAGQHRNVIDAAKKAGVKRIVYTSILKGFASGMWLALDHQATEKALASSGVAHTILRNGWYTENYTGALKASVEHGAIIGASGTGKIATASRADYAEALAVALLDAAHADKVYELAGDTAFTMADFAAEVSRAAGKTIAYNDLPQAAYAGALKSFGLPEGFANAIADADAHAAKGQLFDDSRTLSRLIGRPTTPIAVTIKAALA, encoded by the coding sequence ATGACCATCGCGATCACCGGCGCCACGGGCCAGCTCGGCCGCCTCGCCATCGCCGCCCTCAAACGTCGGGCCCCCGGCGCCAAAATCATCGCCCTCGTGCGCGATCCGGCCAAGGCCGCCGATCTGGGCGTCGAAGCCCGCGCGGCCGACTACACCAAGCCCGAAACCCTCGCGGCGGCGCTCAACGGCGTGGAGACGCTCGCGCTGATCTCGTCCAACGATTTCAACGATCGCGCCGGGCAGCATCGCAACGTCATCGACGCCGCGAAGAAAGCCGGCGTGAAGCGCATCGTCTATACCAGCATTCTGAAGGGCTTCGCGTCCGGCATGTGGCTCGCCCTCGATCACCAGGCGACGGAGAAGGCACTGGCCTCTTCGGGTGTCGCGCACACGATCCTGCGCAACGGCTGGTACACCGAAAACTACACCGGCGCATTGAAAGCCTCGGTCGAGCACGGTGCCATCATCGGCGCGTCGGGCACGGGCAAGATCGCGACGGCGTCGCGCGCGGATTACGCCGAAGCGCTGGCGGTCGCCCTGCTCGACGCGGCGCATGCCGACAAGGTCTACGAGTTGGCGGGCGATACGGCGTTCACGATGGCCGATTTCGCGGCCGAAGTGTCGCGCGCGGCGGGCAAGACGATCGCCTACAACGATCTGCCGCAGGCGGCCTATGCGGGCGCGCTCAAATCCTTCGGCCTGCCGGAAGGTTTCGCCAACGCGATCGCCGATGCGGACGCCCACGCGGCCAAGGGCCAGCTATTCGACGATAGCCGCACGCTGTCGCGGCTGATCGGACGGCCGACGACGCCGATCGCCGTTACGATCAAGGCCGCCCTCGCCTAA
- a CDS encoding TetR/AcrR family transcriptional regulator, with protein MPLQTRAEIVARADDLFYRQGYERTSFADIAAAVKISRGNFYYHFKTKDEILDAVIDLRAARTRTMLDSWAEGADTPRARIVAFIRMLIDNRTTIMLYGCPVGTLCGELSKLDHAAQKGANKIMAQFADWLTARFVEAGKRKKAPELARHLLARAQGVSALANALHDAKFIRREVAAMEKWLDGELKVQRKK; from the coding sequence ATGCCCCTTCAAACCCGCGCCGAAATCGTCGCCCGAGCCGACGATTTGTTCTATCGCCAGGGTTACGAGCGCACCTCCTTCGCTGATATCGCGGCGGCGGTGAAGATCTCGCGCGGCAATTTCTATTATCATTTCAAGACCAAGGACGAGATCCTGGACGCGGTGATCGATCTTCGCGCCGCGCGCACGCGCACGATGCTCGATTCCTGGGCCGAAGGGGCGGATACGCCGCGCGCGCGGATCGTCGCCTTCATCCGCATGTTGATCGATAACCGTACGACGATCATGCTCTATGGCTGCCCGGTCGGCACGCTGTGCGGCGAACTCTCCAAACTCGATCATGCCGCACAGAAAGGCGCCAACAAGATCATGGCGCAATTCGCCGATTGGCTGACGGCGCGTTTCGTCGAAGCGGGAAAACGTAAGAAGGCGCCCGAACTCGCGCGGCATCTGCTGGCGCGCGCGCAAGGCGTCTCGGCGCTCGCCAACGCGTTGCACGACGCGAAGTTCATCCGCCGCGAAGTCGCCGCGATGGAGAAATGGCTCGACGGCGAACTGAAAGTTCAACGGAAGAAATGA
- a CDS encoding ABC transporter substrate-binding protein yields MIRKILFAGALLFAANPALADITVYTAGPGSLIDKMAEGFTKKTGIKVKTFQATTGRIMARIEAEAANPVVDVLISASWDTATDFAKRDRLLAYTSPNATTVPAFLKTETAVAQGVSALGIAWNPGSKTPKPAEWADLTKPAYKDLVNLPDPAQSGSSFELVAALQAHAPDLFKNLAANGAIVAGANADALNPVMQGAKAAVFGAVDYISLAAKAKGETIDVIFPASGTVIAPRPAMILKWSKNQTEAKAFIDYMLSDEGQKLVADTYLIPARADIAANRPLMRDLKLLEFDVEATYRRRDEILKDFAKNFAK; encoded by the coding sequence ATGATCCGGAAAATCCTTTTCGCCGGCGCGCTGTTGTTCGCGGCCAACCCCGCGCTCGCGGATATCACGGTCTACACCGCCGGGCCCGGCAGCTTGATCGACAAGATGGCCGAAGGCTTCACCAAGAAGACCGGCATCAAGGTGAAGACATTCCAGGCGACGACGGGGCGCATCATGGCGCGCATCGAAGCCGAGGCGGCGAACCCGGTCGTCGACGTGCTGATCTCCGCTTCGTGGGACACGGCGACCGACTTCGCCAAGCGCGACCGATTGCTCGCCTATACGAGCCCGAACGCGACGACGGTGCCTGCGTTCCTGAAGACCGAGACGGCCGTCGCGCAAGGCGTCTCGGCGCTCGGTATCGCCTGGAATCCCGGCAGCAAGACGCCCAAACCCGCCGAATGGGCCGATCTTACGAAGCCCGCTTATAAGGATCTGGTCAATCTGCCGGATCCCGCGCAATCGGGCTCGTCCTTCGAACTCGTCGCGGCGTTGCAGGCGCATGCGCCCGATCTGTTCAAGAACCTCGCCGCGAACGGTGCCATCGTCGCGGGCGCCAATGCCGACGCGCTGAACCCGGTGATGCAGGGCGCCAAAGCCGCGGTGTTCGGCGCGGTCGACTACATCTCGCTCGCCGCCAAGGCGAAGGGCGAAACGATCGACGTGATCTTCCCGGCTTCGGGCACGGTGATCGCCCCGCGCCCGGCGATGATCCTCAAATGGTCGAAGAACCAAACGGAAGCGAAAGCTTTCATCGACTATATGCTGTCCGACGAAGGCCAAAAGCTGGTCGCGGATACGTATCTGATCCCCGCGCGCGCGGACATCGCCGCCAACCGGCCGCTGATGCGCGATCTGAAACTGCTCGAGTTCGACGTCGAAGCGACGTATCGCCGCCGCGACGAAATCCTCAAGGACTTCGCCAAGAACTTCGCGAAGTGA